One window from the genome of Salvia miltiorrhiza cultivar Shanhuang (shh) chromosome 7, IMPLAD_Smil_shh, whole genome shotgun sequence encodes:
- the LOC130994903 gene encoding GATA transcription factor 12-like, producing MEAAPEFFEAGYYDAVFTPEKRLSDAKNGDHFAVDDLLDLPNDDTLDAAVTGPAASADSSPVASAVVATPEPHFSAADIGGPRVAAGGCGGGHFSGELCVPYDDLAELEWLSNFVEESFSSEDLQKLQLIQGMKARNDNVSGPIQYPLQPETTATGPTLRPELSVPAKARSKRSRAAPGNWTSRLLVVAPTSPVATNAVPAMSSSSESDASAATARKAAKPAAQKKKEGHDGSSGGGEGRKCLHCATDKTPQWRTGPMGPKTLCNACGVRYKSGRLVPEYRPASSPTFVLTKHSNSHRKVLELRRQKEMQKAQPQSAAPSYLHHHPHHQNVVFDVSNGDDYLIHQHIGPDFRQLI from the exons ATGGAAGCCGCCCCCGAATTCTTCGAAGCCGGCTACTACGACGCCGTCTTCACGCCGGAGAAGCGCCTCTCCGACGCCAAGAACGGCGACCATTTCGCCGTCGACGACCTCCTCGACCTCCCCAACGACGACACTCTCGACGCGGCCGTGACCGGGCCCGCAGCCTCCGCCGACTCCTCCCCCGTCGCCTCGGCCGTCGTCGCCACCCCCGAGCCGCATTTTTCCGCCGCGGACATCGGTGGCCCCCGCGTCGCCGCCGGCGGCTGCGGCGGCGGCCACTTCTCCGGCGAACTCTGCGTCCCG TATGATGATTTGGCTGAGCTAGAATGGTTGTCGAATTTCGTTGAGGAATCATTTTCAAGCGAGGATTTGCAGAAGCTTCAGCTCATACAAGGAATGAAGGCCCGAAACGACAACGTTTCGGGCCCAATTCAATACCCACTCCAGCCCGAAACAACTGCAACGGGCCCCACGCTGCGGCCCGAGCTGTCGGTCCCCGCTAAGGCCCGGAGCAAGCGGTCACGCGCCGCCCCGGGGAACTGGACGTCCCGCCTCCTTGTGGTGGCACCGACCTCGCCCGTCGCCACGAATGCTGTGCCGGCTATGTCGTCATCGTCGGAGTCTGACGCCTCGGCCGCCACCGCCAGGAAGGCGGCCAAGCCGGCAGCGCAGAAGAAAAAGGAAGGGCACGACGGCTCTAGCGGCGGTGGCGAGGGGCGGAAGTGCCTCCACTGCGCCACCGACAAGACGCCGCAGTGGAGGACCGGGCCCATGGGCCCAAAAACTCTTTGCAATGCATGTGGAGTGCGGTACAAATCGGGCCGGTTGGTGCCCGAGTACCGGCCCGCATCCAGCCCAACCTTCGTTCTGACGAAGCACTCGAACTCCCACCGAAAGGTGCTCGAGTTGAGGCGGCAGAAAGAGATGCAGAAGGCGCAGCCGCAGTCGGCTGCGCCTTCGTATTTGCACCACCACCCCCACCATCAAAATGTGGTGTTTGATGTATCGAACGGTGATGATTACTTGATTCATCAACACATCGGGCCCGATTTTAGGCAGCTGATTTAG